One genomic segment of Thermovibrio guaymasensis includes these proteins:
- a CDS encoding septal ring lytic transglycosylase RlpA family protein: MKRLIGALLLILLCAGCGAQKRVIFIPKSSRKPVSSACKYTYTVSGKKYCVRRSYRGFVQVGIASWYGPGFHGSRTASGEIYDMYKLTAAHKTLPLGTYVKVINLENGKSVIVKVNDRGPFVKGRIIDLSYAAAKKIGMLRKGTAKVKIIALGKRVDHRYKPVPYSKGRFFVQVGAFRNKLNAYKFKWLVSKKGYRAKVVKLRGYYRVFVGPVSTYSKAERLKRELLKRGFDGSFIVSL; encoded by the coding sequence ATGAAGAGGTTAATTGGAGCTCTTTTACTGATTCTCCTCTGTGCTGGTTGTGGAGCTCAGAAGAGGGTAATTTTTATTCCGAAGAGTTCCCGTAAGCCCGTCTCTTCGGCGTGTAAGTATACCTACACTGTTAGCGGTAAAAAGTACTGTGTTAGGAGGAGTTATAGGGGGTTTGTTCAGGTCGGGATTGCCTCCTGGTACGGCCCTGGTTTCCATGGAAGTAGGACTGCAAGCGGTGAAATCTACGACATGTATAAGCTCACTGCTGCCCATAAAACCCTTCCCCTTGGAACTTACGTTAAGGTAATAAACCTTGAAAATGGGAAGAGCGTTATCGTAAAAGTTAACGATAGAGGTCCTTTCGTTAAGGGAAGGATAATTGACCTCTCTTACGCTGCTGCAAAGAAAATTGGAATGCTCAGGAAAGGAACGGCTAAGGTAAAGATAATTGCCCTCGGTAAGAGGGTTGATCACAGGTATAAGCCGGTTCCTTACAGTAAGGGAAGGTTCTTTGTTCAAGTAGGGGCATTTAGGAATAAGCTGAACGCCTATAAGTTTAAGTGGCTCGTTTCTAAGAAGGGCTACAGGGCTAAAGTTGTTAAGCTTAGAGGATATTACAGGGTTTTTGTCGGTCCTGTTTCAACTTATTCTAAAGCAGAGAGGCTTAAAAGGGAACTGCTAAAAAGGGGATTTGACGGTTCCTTTATAGTTTCCCTTTAG
- the nadB gene encoding L-aspartate oxidase — protein MKSLTDFDVLDLPSKTYDVVVAGSGAAGLFCAIVLRELGLNPCVLTKTTASESSTNLAQGGIAVALPQEDSPDLHFNDTLRAGAGLVVPKMARILTEEGVKRVVDLLRWGARFEKEPNGVLKFTKEAAHSVPRIVYYEDRTGEEVQRTLLNRYSGELVEGAKLRELLVKDNRCYGVLAEVDGHLTAFYAPVTVIATGGAAGIYLKNTNPPTSTGDGISAALRWGALLQDLEFVQFHPTAFCDGEECFLISEAVRGEGAILVDRHGRRFMGDYHHLWELAPRDVVTRAIESQKELTNGEVYLDFRPIERRGIDIYKRFPTITKKLLERGIDPKKDLVPITPVAHYYIGGIKVDTFGRSSIEGLFAVGEASCTGVHGANRLASNSLLECFVFGNRASYGVYRDFIYLSRDFAEVRVRASSYPKRGHSSYTLKRVKEIMWEKVGIIRSAERLTSAIDELSKIALSDSPWEVRSSAILGLAIAVSAMRREESRGGHFRKDFPYEREEFRKHSQFSLSDLENLL, from the coding sequence TTGAAGAGTTTAACCGACTTTGACGTTCTTGATTTACCGAGTAAAACTTACGACGTTGTGGTAGCTGGTAGTGGAGCAGCAGGCCTCTTCTGTGCAATAGTATTGAGGGAGCTCGGTTTAAATCCCTGTGTTTTGACTAAGACTACTGCTAGTGAGAGTTCAACGAATCTTGCGCAGGGCGGTATAGCTGTAGCCCTTCCGCAGGAAGATTCTCCCGATTTGCACTTCAACGATACTCTAAGGGCAGGGGCGGGGCTTGTCGTTCCGAAGATGGCCAGGATATTGACTGAGGAGGGAGTTAAGAGGGTTGTTGACCTTTTAAGGTGGGGAGCTAGGTTTGAGAAAGAGCCAAACGGCGTTTTAAAGTTTACGAAGGAGGCGGCTCACTCGGTTCCAAGAATTGTTTATTACGAGGATAGGACAGGGGAAGAAGTTCAGAGGACCCTTCTTAATAGGTACTCTGGTGAGCTTGTTGAAGGGGCTAAGTTAAGGGAGCTCCTTGTTAAGGATAACAGGTGCTACGGAGTTTTAGCAGAAGTTGACGGTCATTTAACCGCCTTCTACGCTCCAGTTACGGTGATAGCGACTGGAGGGGCTGCAGGGATTTACTTGAAGAACACAAACCCACCAACTTCAACTGGAGATGGAATTTCGGCTGCTTTAAGGTGGGGAGCTCTCCTTCAAGACCTTGAGTTTGTCCAGTTCCACCCTACCGCCTTCTGTGACGGTGAAGAGTGTTTCCTGATCTCAGAGGCTGTTAGGGGAGAGGGTGCTATTTTGGTGGACAGGCACGGAAGGCGCTTTATGGGAGACTACCACCACTTGTGGGAGCTTGCACCGAGGGACGTTGTAACTAGGGCTATAGAGAGTCAAAAAGAGCTAACTAACGGAGAAGTCTACCTTGACTTTAGACCTATTGAAAGGAGAGGGATAGATATTTACAAGCGCTTCCCTACTATTACCAAAAAGCTTCTAGAGAGAGGAATAGACCCTAAGAAGGACTTGGTTCCGATAACTCCAGTTGCCCACTACTATATAGGTGGGATTAAAGTTGATACTTTTGGAAGGTCCTCTATAGAGGGGCTCTTTGCAGTTGGGGAGGCTTCCTGCACCGGAGTTCACGGAGCAAATAGACTTGCAAGTAACTCCCTTTTAGAGTGTTTTGTTTTTGGAAACAGGGCATCTTACGGTGTCTATAGGGACTTTATCTACTTAAGTAGGGATTTTGCCGAAGTCAGAGTTAGGGCTAGCTCTTACCCTAAAAGGGGTCACTCAAGTTATACCCTTAAAAGGGTAAAGGAGATTATGTGGGAAAAGGTTGGAATCATTAGAAGTGCTGAGAGACTGACTTCTGCAATAGATGAGCTTTCAAAGATAGCCCTTTCAGATTCTCCCTGGGAGGTTAGGAGTTCTGCGATCCTTGGCCTTGCAATAGCCGTTAGCGCCATGAGGAGGGAGGAAAGTAGGGGAGGTCACTTTAGGAAAGATTTTCCCTATGAGAGGGAGGAGTTCAGAAAGCACTCTCAGTTTAGCCTTAGCGATCTGGAGAACTTACTTTAG
- a CDS encoding class II fructose-bisphosphate aldolase, which produces MRVLTKEEILRELDGVLELEEDRVKVLDERKLKEELIDDLIYTAVFGDEEAKDVSRWVIRAAALDLRIVPSSIHDLYTGPMAREELPKWFTVPAMNIRGITYDVMRQVFKLAKEEEVGAFILEIAKSEIGYTDQRPAEYTACALAAAIKEGFRGPVFIQGDHFQFNAKNYAKDPEKELESIRALTKEAIEADFYNIDIDPSTLVDYSKPTLKEQQYHNYLNTAKMTAFIREIEPEGITVSVGGEIGHIGGKNSTPEEFEAFMEGYLEELRKYGENIPHISKISVQTGTEHGGIPLPDGRIAEVKLDFSVLEKIGEVARKKYQMAGAVQHGASTLPDELFHKFPEVKTAEIHLATGFQNIIYDHLPEDFKEEIYSWLKTELKNEWKEGWTEQQFIYKTRKKAFGKFKKKFWDLPKEVKEPMMKALYEKFRFLFEQLGVFGTKEIVEKSITPVEVYKKRNF; this is translated from the coding sequence ATGAGAGTCCTAACAAAGGAGGAAATCCTCAGAGAACTTGACGGCGTATTAGAGCTCGAAGAGGATAGAGTAAAGGTGCTAGACGAAAGGAAACTTAAAGAGGAACTGATAGATGACCTTATCTACACAGCAGTATTCGGAGACGAGGAAGCCAAAGATGTCTCAAGGTGGGTAATAAGGGCAGCAGCTCTTGACCTTAGGATAGTTCCCTCCTCAATCCACGACCTCTATACGGGACCGATGGCTAGAGAGGAGCTCCCAAAGTGGTTCACAGTTCCCGCCATGAACATAAGAGGAATAACTTACGACGTTATGAGACAAGTCTTTAAACTGGCAAAGGAAGAAGAGGTAGGAGCTTTCATCCTTGAAATTGCAAAGTCTGAAATAGGCTACACCGACCAAAGGCCTGCAGAGTACACAGCATGTGCGCTGGCAGCGGCAATTAAGGAAGGGTTCAGAGGTCCCGTCTTCATTCAGGGAGACCACTTCCAGTTTAACGCAAAAAATTACGCCAAAGACCCAGAAAAAGAACTTGAAAGCATAAGAGCCCTTACAAAAGAGGCAATAGAAGCAGACTTTTACAACATAGACATTGACCCATCAACGTTGGTTGACTACTCAAAGCCGACCCTCAAAGAGCAGCAGTACCATAACTACCTTAATACTGCAAAAATGACTGCATTCATTAGAGAGATTGAGCCTGAAGGGATTACCGTATCCGTTGGTGGAGAGATCGGCCACATAGGAGGAAAGAACTCAACTCCTGAGGAATTTGAAGCCTTCATGGAAGGGTATTTAGAAGAGCTTAGGAAGTACGGTGAAAACATTCCACATATAAGTAAGATATCAGTTCAAACGGGAACGGAACACGGAGGAATCCCCCTTCCCGACGGAAGAATTGCAGAAGTAAAACTTGACTTCTCGGTCCTTGAGAAGATTGGAGAAGTTGCAAGGAAGAAGTATCAGATGGCGGGAGCCGTTCAGCACGGAGCTTCAACACTTCCGGATGAACTCTTTCACAAATTTCCAGAAGTTAAAACTGCAGAAATCCACCTTGCAACAGGGTTCCAGAACATAATTTACGACCACCTACCAGAGGACTTTAAAGAGGAAATCTACAGTTGGCTCAAGACAGAACTGAAAAATGAGTGGAAGGAAGGCTGGACAGAACAGCAGTTTATCTACAAAACCAGGAAGAAAGCCTTTGGAAAGTTCAAGAAGAAGTTCTGGGACTTACCTAAAGAGGTAAAAGAACCGATGATGAAAGCCCTATACGAGAAGTTCCGTTTCCTCTTTGAACAGCTTGGAGTCTTCGGAACAAAAGAGATAGTTGAAAAGAGCATAACTCCAGTTGAGGTTTACAAGAAGAGGAACTTCTAA
- a CDS encoding cupin domain-containing protein, with translation MVERTGVSDKGEVFKRLQEEGYTNLYVWSDFPGTYYDWHTHPFNEVRWVLEGEITIGTEREVVTLRAGDRLDVPAGTRHWAKVGKDGVIYVCGSKV, from the coding sequence GTGGTTGAGAGAACAGGAGTTTCGGATAAAGGAGAAGTTTTTAAGAGGTTACAGGAGGAAGGTTATACAAACCTTTACGTTTGGAGTGATTTTCCGGGAACTTACTACGATTGGCATACCCATCCCTTTAATGAAGTAAGGTGGGTTCTTGAGGGGGAGATTACCATTGGAACAGAAAGGGAAGTAGTAACTTTAAGGGCCGGTGATAGGCTTGACGTTCCTGCGGGAACCCGCCACTGGGCAAAAGTTGGGAAGGACGGAGTTATTTACGTTTGCGGTAGTAAAGTTTGA